The following are from one region of the Quercus robur chromosome 1, dhQueRobu3.1, whole genome shotgun sequence genome:
- the LOC126716524 gene encoding histone chaperone ASF1B-like yields the protein MSAVNITNVAVLDNPAAFLNPFQFEISYECLTPLKDDLEWKLIYVGSAEDETYDQLLESVLVGPVNIGNYRFVLQADPPDPSKIRDEDIIGVTVLLLTCSYLGQEFIRVGYYVNNDYDDEQLREEPPPKVLIDRVQRNILADKPRVTKFPINFHPENNEHGEEAPPLAENAIETNVNGEEPLPSPEGPAIEQ from the exons ATGAGCGCCGTGAACATCACAAACGTCGCCGTTTTGGACAACCCGGCCGCGTTTCTCAACCCCTTCCAGTTCGAGATCTCCTACGAGTGCTTGACCCCTCTCAAAGACG ATTTGGAATGGAAACTCATTTATGTGGGATCTGCTGAGGATGAGACATATGATCAACTTCTTGAAAGTGTGCTTGTTGGGCCTGTCAACATTGGCAACTACCGATTTGTCCTTCAG GCAGATCCTCCAGACCCATCAAAAATCCGTGATGAAGATATCATTGGTGTCACAGTACTGCTATTGACATGTTCTTATCTTGGACAAGAGTTTATTCGAGTTGGATACTATGTGAACAATGATTATGATGATGAACAGCTAAGAGAGGAGCCTCCACCAAAGGTTTTGATTgatagggttcaaagaaatatTTTGGCCGACAAGCCCAGGGTCACAAAGTTCCCAATCAATTTTCATCCTGAGAACAATGAGCATGGTGAAGAAGCCCCTCCTTTAGCTGAGAATGCCATTGAGACCAATGTGAATGGAGAAGAACCACTCCCTTCACCTGAAGGACCAGCCATTGAGCAGTAG